A genomic segment from Nicotiana sylvestris chromosome 1, ASM39365v2, whole genome shotgun sequence encodes:
- the LOC138870145 gene encoding uncharacterized protein, whose amino-acid sequence MPGYAKFMKDLVTKTRSMDYETIKMTHQVSAIVNSMAPNLEDPDAFTIPCTTSNMDFAKAFCDLGASINLMPYSVFKTLGIGQPRATSMRLQMVDKTMKRLFGIIDDVLVWVDKFILPADFVILDCEVDNEVPIILGRPFLTTGKALVDVEAGEITFRVGDEKVVFHVCKSMKQPNSTEVCSFMDLVMEVIVDDTSAVINVEDPLEAVLLNLDVNEDEGRVECVNTLHGMSSYSYEPRKLSLDLENRKTPPTKP is encoded by the coding sequence atgccgggttacgccaagttcatgaaagacttggtgactaaaACGAGATCCATGGACTATGAGACCATAAAAATGACTCAccaagtaagtgcaattgtgAACTCGATGGCTCCAAATCTTGAAGATCCCGATGCTTTCACCATCCCGTGTACCACTAGCAACAtggattttgcaaaggcatttTGCGATTTGGgtgcaagtatcaatttgatgccttactctgtgttcaaaactttgggtattgggcaaccgagggctacttcaatgaggttgcaaatggtggATAAAACTATGAAAAGGCTGTTTGGTATTAtagatgatgttcttgtttgggtggacaagttcattttgcccgctgactttgtgatcttggactgtgaGGTTGATAATGAGGTTCCgattatattgggaagacctttccttacAACTggaaaggccttagttgatgtggaagctggGGAAATCACCtttcgggtgggtgatgaaaaagtggtctttcatgtgtgcaagtcaatgaagcagcccaacagtactgaagtgtgctctttcATGGATCTTGTCATggaagtgatagttgatgatactagtgcagtgatcaatgtggaggaccctctagaagcggtattgttgaaccttgatgtcaatgaggatgaagGACGGGTTGAGTGTGTCAATACGTTGCATGGAAtgagctcttactcttatgagcctcgaaAGCTCTCTTTAGATCTTGAGAATagaaaaactccaccaacaaagccttaA